A stretch of the Dyella telluris genome encodes the following:
- a CDS encoding histidine phosphatase family protein, with protein MRELLLIRHGQASFHADDYDQLSPLGEQQSSLLGAWLAECGARPDAVAMGPRVRHRDTALPCLRAAGAEVQPFVMPGLDEVDHVELLARLRPDLATPADFRAAMKQASDPHRTFQQLFVDALARWTGGKHDADYTQSWPAFRQGVLDALDQLARMEARTLWAFTSGGPISVIAGALLQAPASSAFELSWPLVNTGVTKLRLGSRGATLVTYNAWPHLERARDEQLVTLR; from the coding sequence ATGCGCGAACTGCTGCTGATACGGCACGGCCAGGCGAGTTTTCACGCGGACGATTACGACCAGCTCTCACCCCTCGGCGAACAGCAGTCGAGCCTGCTGGGTGCATGGCTCGCCGAATGCGGGGCGCGTCCCGATGCCGTGGCGATGGGACCGCGCGTACGCCATCGCGACACGGCCCTGCCCTGCCTGCGCGCTGCGGGTGCCGAAGTGCAGCCGTTCGTCATGCCCGGGCTCGACGAAGTCGACCACGTCGAACTGCTCGCACGCCTGCGCCCGGATCTTGCGACGCCGGCTGACTTCCGCGCGGCCATGAAGCAGGCGTCCGATCCACATCGCACGTTCCAGCAACTATTCGTCGATGCACTGGCCCGCTGGACCGGCGGCAAGCACGACGCGGATTACACCCAGAGCTGGCCGGCGTTCCGCCAGGGTGTCCTGGATGCGCTGGACCAGCTGGCCCGCATGGAGGCCCGCACACTCTGGGCATTCACATCCGGCGGCCCGATATCCGTCATTGCCGGTGCCCTGCTGCAGGCACCGGCATCGAGCGCCTTCGAACTCAGCTGGCCGCTGGTCAACACGGGCGTGACAAAGCTTCGGCTAGGCTCGCGCGGCGCAACACTGGTGACGTACAACGCGTGGCCGCATCTGGAGCGGGCACGCGACGAACAGCTGGTGACGCTGCGGTGA
- a CDS encoding acyl-CoA dehydrogenase family protein has product MDFAHSERTQALAERLKRFMRDEVFPAEPVYASQLAGGADHRQWRQPTVMEQLKVKAREAGLWNLFLPDLEGGPGLSNVEYAPLAEIMGHSFIAPEVFNCSAPDTGNMEVLHRYGSATQREQWLEPLLRGEIRSGFAMTEPDVASSDATNMRATATMDGDEVVLNGRKWWTTGLGHPHCRFVIFMGLSDAEADPHRRHSMVICPLDAPGVHIERMLPVFHDHDEPSGHGELHFDNVRLPAATVILGPGRGFEIAQGRLGPGRVHHCMRALGAAERALSLLCRRAQSRVAFGQPLIKLGGNGDVIANMRMAIEQARLLTLKTAWTLDTQGPKAALSLISQIKVVVPSVAQQAADAAIQIHGGAGLTDDFPLAHLYAYARVLRLADGPDEVHRGVVAKLEAKAQLATENHA; this is encoded by the coding sequence ATGGATTTCGCCCATTCCGAACGCACCCAGGCGCTCGCCGAACGCCTCAAACGTTTCATGCGCGACGAGGTGTTTCCCGCCGAGCCGGTGTATGCCTCGCAACTGGCTGGCGGCGCCGACCATCGACAGTGGCGCCAGCCGACGGTGATGGAGCAGCTGAAGGTGAAAGCCCGTGAGGCCGGCCTGTGGAACCTGTTCCTGCCCGACCTGGAAGGCGGCCCCGGCCTGAGCAACGTGGAGTACGCGCCGCTCGCGGAAATCATGGGCCACTCCTTCATCGCGCCCGAAGTGTTCAACTGCAGCGCGCCGGACACCGGCAACATGGAAGTGCTGCACCGCTATGGCTCTGCCACGCAACGCGAGCAGTGGCTGGAACCGTTGCTGCGTGGCGAGATCCGCTCCGGCTTTGCCATGACCGAACCGGACGTGGCCTCCTCCGACGCGACCAACATGCGCGCCACTGCCACAATGGACGGCGACGAGGTGGTGCTGAACGGTCGCAAGTGGTGGACCACCGGCCTTGGCCATCCGCATTGCCGCTTCGTGATCTTCATGGGCCTGAGCGATGCGGAAGCCGACCCGCACCGCCGCCACAGCATGGTGATCTGCCCGCTCGATGCGCCGGGTGTGCACATCGAACGCATGCTGCCGGTGTTCCATGACCACGACGAACCCTCCGGACACGGCGAACTGCATTTCGACAACGTGCGCCTCCCCGCTGCGACCGTGATCCTCGGACCCGGGCGCGGCTTCGAGATTGCACAGGGCCGGCTGGGCCCGGGCCGCGTGCATCACTGCATGCGCGCACTTGGCGCTGCGGAGCGTGCGCTATCCCTGCTGTGCCGGCGTGCGCAATCGCGCGTGGCGTTCGGCCAGCCGCTGATCAAGCTCGGTGGCAACGGCGACGTCATCGCCAACATGCGCATGGCCATCGAGCAGGCCCGCCTGCTTACGCTGAAAACCGCGTGGACGCTGGATACGCAAGGCCCCAAGGCGGCGCTCAGCCTGATCTCGCAGATCAAGGTGGTGGTGCCCTCGGTGGCGCAACAGGCGGCCGATGCGGCCATCCAGATCCACGGCGGCGCCGGCCTCACCGACGATTTCCCGCTCGCCCACCTGTATGCCTATGCACGCGTGCTGCGACTGGCCGATGGCCCGGATGAAGTGCACCGCGGCGTGGTCGCCAAGCTCGAAGCCAAAGCCCAGCTCGCCACGGAGAACCACGCATGA
- the prmC gene encoding peptide chain release factor N(5)-glutamine methyltransferase, with amino-acid sequence MAEVRAHIAEATKSLGDRLEAELLLVHVLDKPRSWLIAHADDELDEAAGSAYAALVQRRHDGEPVAYITGRRGFWTLELDVTPATLIPRPETELLVELALARMTAMSRVVDLGTGSGAIALAIARECPTASIVATDASVDALAVAERNAVRHGIRNVRFTHGDWLAPLAGEHFDLIVSNPPYIEADDPHLGQGDLRFEPASALASGADGLVDIRRIVAQARDHLAPGGWLLMEHGWNQGAAVREVLAAAGYREVFTEQDLEQRDRISGGVWGGE; translated from the coding sequence ATGGCTGAGGTACGCGCGCACATCGCGGAGGCGACGAAGTCACTGGGCGATCGGCTTGAGGCGGAGCTGCTGCTGGTCCACGTACTGGACAAGCCGCGCAGCTGGCTGATCGCGCACGCCGACGACGAGCTCGACGAGGCCGCAGGTTCCGCGTATGCGGCACTGGTGCAGCGTCGTCACGACGGCGAGCCGGTGGCGTACATCACCGGTCGCCGGGGCTTCTGGACGCTGGAGCTGGACGTCACACCGGCCACGCTGATTCCGCGTCCGGAAACCGAGTTGCTGGTGGAACTCGCGCTCGCGCGCATGACGGCGATGTCGCGCGTGGTCGATCTTGGCACCGGCAGCGGCGCCATTGCGCTGGCCATCGCTCGCGAATGTCCCACGGCGAGCATCGTGGCGACCGATGCCAGTGTCGACGCGCTGGCCGTAGCTGAGCGCAACGCGGTTCGCCACGGCATCCGCAATGTGCGCTTCACGCACGGCGACTGGCTGGCTCCGCTGGCCGGCGAGCACTTTGATCTGATCGTCTCCAATCCGCCCTATATCGAAGCCGATGATCCGCATCTGGGGCAGGGTGATCTGCGTTTCGAGCCGGCGTCGGCGCTGGCCTCGGGCGCTGATGGGCTGGTCGATATTCGCCGCATCGTCGCGCAGGCACGCGACCACCTGGCGCCCGGCGGTTGGTTGCTGATGGAACACGGCTGGAACCAGGGGGCGGCGGTGCGTGAGGTACTGGCGGCGGCCGGTTATCGCGAGGTGTTTACCGAACAGGATCTGGAGCAGCGGGACCGGATCAGTGGTGGTGTCTGGGGTGGCGAGTAA
- a CDS encoding NADP-dependent oxidoreductase yields MSYTNRQLLLKSRPEGLVSLDNFDLRETPTPELADGQALVRVLYISMDPTNRVWMSDVPQYMPPVAIGEVMRGIGIGRVVASNAKNYAVGDLVQGLVGWQDYALIDESKTGYWVKLPPRPPVALPTLLGACGFSGITAHYGLTEIAPVQAGETLVVSAAAGSVGSIAGQIGKLRGARVVGIAGGAEKCRHLVEDLGFDAAVDYKADDFKQKLADATPDGVHVNFENVGGPVMRAVMSRMVNGGRVALCGLIANYAGGGKPSDDYSVIIVKRLTVRGFLAFDYKHQPEAVQELVGWVLGGKIKAGETVAEGLENAPTVLNRLFDGSHTGKLVLKVAEDV; encoded by the coding sequence ATGAGCTACACGAACCGCCAACTGCTGCTGAAGTCCCGTCCGGAAGGGCTGGTGAGCCTGGACAACTTCGACCTGCGCGAAACGCCAACGCCGGAACTGGCCGACGGCCAGGCGCTGGTGCGCGTGCTGTATATCTCGATGGACCCGACCAACCGCGTGTGGATGAGCGACGTGCCGCAGTACATGCCGCCCGTTGCCATCGGCGAAGTAATGCGGGGCATCGGCATTGGCCGCGTGGTGGCTTCCAACGCGAAGAACTATGCCGTCGGCGATCTGGTGCAGGGCCTGGTGGGCTGGCAGGACTATGCACTCATCGACGAGAGCAAGACCGGTTACTGGGTGAAGCTGCCGCCGCGTCCGCCGGTAGCCCTGCCCACGCTGCTGGGCGCCTGCGGTTTCAGCGGCATCACCGCGCATTACGGGCTTACCGAAATCGCCCCCGTGCAGGCCGGCGAAACGCTCGTGGTGTCGGCCGCTGCCGGGTCGGTGGGCTCCATCGCCGGACAGATCGGCAAACTGCGTGGCGCACGCGTGGTGGGCATTGCCGGTGGCGCGGAGAAATGCCGGCACCTCGTCGAGGATCTCGGCTTCGATGCCGCCGTCGACTACAAGGCCGACGATTTCAAACAAAAGCTGGCCGATGCCACGCCTGATGGCGTGCATGTCAACTTCGAAAACGTCGGCGGCCCGGTGATGCGTGCCGTGATGTCGCGCATGGTCAACGGCGGACGCGTCGCGTTGTGCGGCCTCATCGCCAACTATGCCGGCGGCGGCAAGCCCTCGGACGATTACAGCGTGATCATCGTCAAACGCCTCACCGTGCGCGGCTTTCTCGCCTTCGACTACAAGCACCAGCCCGAAGCCGTGCAGGAGCTGGTGGGTTGGGTGCTGGGCGGCAAGATCAAGGCCGGCGAAACCGTGGCCGAAGGCCTGGAAAACGCACCAACGGTACTCAACCGCCTGTTCGACGGCAGCCACACCGGCAAGCTGGTGTTGAAGGTCGCCGAGGACGTGTAA
- a CDS encoding LysR family transcriptional regulator, producing the protein MERDSRIDLNLFRVLDAIYTHGGVSAAARVLHLTQPAVTHALGRLRDQLGDPLFVRQGNRLLPTDKVRAMMPSVQAHLKGLLASTHAQPTFDPAQLQMEFVIGFRDILESIVLPGLMAGIGREAPGVRVVSRRVAADEVERELGTGALDLVVDRPLRVSDRISHRRLLDETLAVVMRRDHPLARQLRRSDYFAARHVTVSPLGEASALDTLLGQNGLFREVRMVAQHYFSACEIAAASDLLLTVPKAYADHLGRLLPMASQPLPIRLKAIPILAYWHDSKGGDQAHRWFRERLVKSITAAMRASSP; encoded by the coding sequence ATGGAACGCGACAGCCGGATCGACCTGAACCTGTTCCGCGTCCTCGACGCGATCTACACGCACGGCGGCGTGAGTGCGGCCGCCCGCGTATTGCACCTGACCCAGCCCGCGGTGACCCACGCGCTGGGTCGCCTGCGCGACCAGCTGGGTGATCCCCTGTTCGTGCGGCAGGGCAACCGCCTGCTGCCGACCGACAAGGTGCGCGCGATGATGCCGTCGGTGCAGGCCCACCTGAAGGGCTTGCTGGCCAGCACCCATGCGCAGCCGACCTTCGATCCGGCACAGCTGCAGATGGAATTCGTCATCGGCTTTCGCGACATCCTTGAATCCATCGTGCTACCCGGTCTGATGGCCGGCATTGGCCGCGAAGCGCCGGGCGTGCGCGTGGTCAGCCGGCGTGTGGCCGCCGATGAGGTGGAACGCGAACTGGGCACCGGCGCGCTGGATCTGGTGGTGGATCGCCCGCTGCGGGTAAGCGATCGCATCTCGCATCGGCGCCTGCTGGATGAGACGCTGGCGGTGGTGATGCGGCGCGACCATCCGCTGGCCCGGCAACTGCGTCGCAGCGACTACTTCGCCGCACGGCACGTCACCGTGTCGCCGCTGGGGGAGGCGAGCGCGCTGGATACGTTGCTGGGGCAGAACGGCCTGTTCCGCGAGGTACGCATGGTGGCGCAGCACTATTTTTCCGCCTGCGAGATCGCCGCCGCCAGCGACCTGCTGCTGACCGTGCCCAAGGCGTACGCGGACCATCTGGGGCGGCTGCTGCCCATGGCCTCGCAGCCCTTGCCGATCCGCCTCAAGGCCATTCCCATCCTTGCCTACTGGCACGATTCCAAGGGCGGCGACCAGGCCCATCGCTGGTTTCGTGAACGTCTCGTCAAGTCCATTACCGCTGCCATGCGGGCGTCGTCGCCATGA
- a CDS encoding SDR family oxidoreductase, which produces MTSALPPRAAGKRAFVTGAASGLGAASARMLARHGARVFLTDVNGEGAAAVAAEINHEAGATVAWSAVQDVSDEAAWERTLADAAKAMGGLSVLVNNAGIGSLGGVENIALKEWHRVMAVNVDSVMLGCKYALPYLRDAQPASIVNISSLAAFKIDPDYTAYNTSKAAVAVLTKSVAMDCTRQKIDVRCNSIHPAFIRTGIVKPFFDKLGEEEATKKLTRGIPMHRLGEPDDVAYAVLYLASDESRYVTAAELVIDGGARAV; this is translated from the coding sequence ATGACTTCTGCACTTCCACCGCGCGCTGCCGGCAAGCGGGCCTTTGTCACCGGCGCGGCCAGCGGCCTGGGCGCCGCCTCGGCGCGCATGCTGGCGCGTCACGGTGCGCGCGTATTTCTCACCGACGTCAATGGCGAGGGTGCGGCCGCTGTCGCCGCGGAGATCAACCATGAGGCCGGCGCCACGGTAGCGTGGTCCGCAGTGCAGGACGTCAGCGACGAAGCCGCATGGGAACGCACGCTGGCCGACGCCGCGAAGGCCATGGGTGGCCTGTCCGTGCTGGTCAACAACGCCGGTATCGGCTCGCTCGGCGGCGTGGAGAACATCGCACTGAAAGAGTGGCATCGCGTGATGGCGGTGAACGTGGACAGCGTGATGCTGGGCTGCAAATACGCGCTGCCATACCTGCGCGACGCGCAACCCGCCTCCATCGTGAACATCTCCTCGCTGGCCGCATTCAAGATCGACCCGGATTACACCGCCTACAACACCTCCAAGGCTGCCGTTGCCGTGCTGACCAAGTCGGTGGCAATGGACTGCACGCGACAGAAGATCGACGTGCGCTGCAACTCGATCCACCCGGCGTTCATCCGCACCGGCATCGTCAAGCCATTCTTTGACAAGCTGGGCGAAGAAGAAGCGACGAAGAAACTGACCCGCGGCATCCCCATGCATCGCCTGGGCGAACCGGACGACGTGGCCTACGCCGTGCTTTATCTTGCTTCCGATGAAAGCCGTTACGTCACTGCCGCCGAACTCGTCATCGATGGCGGCGCGCGCGCCGTCTGA
- a CDS encoding FAD-dependent oxidoreductase, with translation MSEQSPAPEVVYDPTDPMNRKEQMFPRLDPSMVRRIAAYGQEEFVQAGTNLFERGQRGVDFFLVLDGLVEVFTPDKHGQIHIFTMYSARQFSGEMNMFNKRAVMASARTAMDSHVLRVRSDDFRRMVAAEADISEIIMRAFILRRVGLIRMGYGGVVLVGPGHSADTLRLERFLVRNGYPHRTIDTETDPEAGGFIECFQLTHQQLPVVICPEHCFLQNPTSAELADELGLTETIDPDHVYDVVVAGAGPAGLAAAVYAASEGLSTIVVEGIAPGGQAGTSSKIENYLGFPTGISGQALAGRAQAQAQKFGARLAISRQAAGIDCSVQPYRVFLDDGQSVQARAVIVATGARYRKLDVPGYTQFEGAGIHYACTAMEGQLCKDGEVVVVGGGNSAGQAAVFLSRIASHVHVLVRSSGLAATMSDYLVQRILLSSSITLHTHSEIVGLEGEGRLSQVTWQQRDTGELTTRPISNVFVMIGAEPNTDWLKDCLSLDDKGFVLTGRCAQGHILESPYGTTKPGIFAVGDVRSGSVKRVASSVGEGSVVVQAVHHYLAPSPV, from the coding sequence ATGTCCGAGCAGTCGCCAGCCCCCGAGGTCGTATACGACCCGACGGACCCGATGAACCGTAAAGAGCAGATGTTCCCGCGCCTGGATCCGTCCATGGTCCGGCGCATCGCCGCCTATGGGCAGGAGGAATTCGTCCAGGCCGGCACCAACTTGTTCGAGCGCGGGCAGCGCGGGGTGGATTTCTTCCTCGTGCTTGATGGCCTGGTCGAAGTGTTCACGCCGGACAAGCACGGCCAGATCCATATCTTCACCATGTACTCGGCGCGCCAGTTCAGCGGCGAGATGAACATGTTCAACAAGCGCGCGGTGATGGCTTCGGCGCGCACCGCGATGGACAGCCATGTGCTGCGCGTGCGCTCGGACGATTTCCGCCGCATGGTGGCCGCCGAGGCCGACATCAGCGAAATCATCATGCGCGCCTTCATCCTGCGCCGCGTGGGCCTGATCCGCATGGGCTATGGCGGCGTGGTGCTGGTGGGGCCGGGGCACAGTGCGGATACACTGCGGCTGGAGCGCTTCCTGGTGCGCAACGGCTATCCGCATCGCACGATCGACACCGAGACCGATCCCGAAGCCGGCGGCTTCATCGAGTGCTTCCAGCTCACGCACCAGCAGTTGCCGGTGGTGATCTGTCCGGAGCACTGCTTCCTGCAGAACCCGACCTCGGCGGAACTGGCGGACGAGCTGGGCCTCACCGAAACCATCGACCCCGATCACGTGTACGACGTGGTGGTGGCCGGCGCCGGCCCGGCGGGTCTGGCCGCTGCCGTGTACGCCGCTTCGGAAGGGCTGTCGACCATCGTGGTGGAAGGCATTGCACCGGGCGGCCAGGCCGGCACGTCATCGAAGATCGAAAATTATCTGGGTTTTCCCACCGGAATTTCCGGGCAGGCGCTGGCGGGGCGCGCGCAGGCGCAGGCGCAGAAGTTCGGTGCGCGACTGGCGATTTCGCGGCAGGCCGCCGGCATCGACTGCTCGGTGCAGCCGTATCGCGTGTTCCTGGATGACGGTCAGAGCGTGCAGGCACGCGCGGTGATCGTTGCCACCGGCGCGCGCTATCGCAAGCTGGACGTGCCGGGCTATACGCAGTTCGAAGGCGCAGGCATCCACTACGCCTGTACCGCCATGGAAGGCCAGCTGTGCAAGGACGGCGAAGTGGTGGTGGTGGGTGGTGGCAATTCGGCGGGGCAGGCGGCGGTGTTCCTGTCGCGCATCGCCTCGCATGTGCACGTGCTGGTGCGTTCCTCCGGGCTGGCCGCCACCATGTCCGACTATCTGGTGCAGCGCATCCTGCTGTCGTCGTCGATCACCCTGCATACGCACAGCGAGATTGTTGGACTCGAGGGCGAAGGACGCCTGAGCCAGGTGACCTGGCAGCAGCGCGACACCGGCGAGCTGACCACGCGCCCGATCAGCAACGTGTTCGTGATGATCGGCGCCGAGCCCAATACCGACTGGCTGAAGGACTGCCTGTCGCTGGACGACAAGGGCTTCGTGCTCACCGGGCGCTGCGCGCAGGGCCATATCCTGGAATCGCCTTATGGCACGACCAAGCCGGGCATCTTCGCCGTGGGCGACGTGCGTTCCGGATCGGTCAAGCGCGTGGCCTCCAGCGTGGGCGAGGGTTCGGTGGTGGTCCAGGCGGTGCACCACTATCTGGCGCCGTCGCCGGTCTGA
- a CDS encoding phosphotransferase family protein, which produces MTAAPDQARAVRDEDAFDIARVDAFLRQHIGGLEGTPTVKQFPGGASNLTYLLHYANRDLVLRRPPRGAKAKSAHDMMRESRVMGALKASYPYVPAILARCDDAQVIGQDFYVMERLSGTILRRDLPAELGLDRDGVRRLCVAFIDRLIELHQVDATQGELRELGKGEGYIARQIAGWRERWRQAATDGSDPCDDVMAWLDANQPARDNASCVIHNDFRFDNVVLATDNPLDIIGVLDWELATVGDPLMDLGSSLAYWVQADDDPVFQSFRRQPTHEAGMLTRREVVAYYGERTGMDISHWAFYEIFGLFRLMVIIQQIYRRYALGQTTNPQFAGFGDAAKYMGMRCRRLMASKG; this is translated from the coding sequence ATGACCGCCGCCCCGGACCAGGCTCGCGCCGTGCGCGACGAAGACGCCTTCGACATCGCGCGCGTCGATGCCTTCCTCAGGCAGCACATCGGCGGGCTTGAAGGCACGCCCACCGTGAAGCAGTTTCCCGGCGGCGCCTCCAACCTCACCTATCTGCTGCACTACGCGAACCGCGACCTGGTGCTGCGCCGCCCGCCGCGCGGTGCCAAGGCGAAATCCGCGCACGACATGATGCGCGAGTCGCGCGTGATGGGTGCGCTGAAGGCCAGCTACCCGTACGTGCCGGCCATCCTCGCGCGCTGCGACGACGCGCAGGTGATCGGGCAGGACTTCTATGTGATGGAACGCCTGAGCGGCACCATCCTGCGACGCGACCTTCCCGCCGAGCTTGGGCTGGATCGCGATGGCGTACGACGCCTGTGCGTGGCCTTCATCGACCGCCTGATCGAGCTGCACCAGGTGGACGCTACTCAAGGGGAACTGAGGGAACTTGGCAAGGGCGAGGGTTATATCGCGCGGCAAATTGCCGGCTGGCGCGAACGCTGGCGACAGGCCGCCACCGATGGCTCAGATCCGTGCGACGACGTGATGGCCTGGCTCGATGCAAACCAGCCGGCGCGCGATAACGCCAGCTGCGTCATCCACAATGATTTCCGCTTTGACAACGTGGTGCTCGCGACGGACAACCCGCTGGACATCATCGGCGTGCTGGACTGGGAACTGGCCACGGTGGGCGATCCGCTGATGGATCTGGGCAGTTCCCTCGCCTACTGGGTGCAGGCAGACGACGATCCGGTATTCCAGTCGTTCCGCCGCCAGCCCACGCATGAAGCGGGCATGCTCACGCGACGCGAGGTGGTGGCCTATTACGGCGAACGCACCGGCATGGACATCTCGCACTGGGCGTTCTACGAAATCTTCGGCCTGTTCCGCCTGATGGTGATCATCCAGCAGATCTACCGTCGTTACGCGCTGGGCCAGACCACCAACCCTCAATTTGCCGGCTTCGGCGACGCGGCGAAGTACATGGGCATGCGCTGTCGCCGCCTGATGGCAAGCAAAGGCTGA
- a CDS encoding SDR family oxidoreductase, translated as MTTPVTFNLTGKIAIVTGASRGIGAEIAKLLAAHGAHVIVSSRKQADCQAVVDGIIADGGSAEAIACHIGEMEQIEALHAQVEKTHGRLDILINNAATNPYFGHIIDTDPSVFQKTVDVNIRGYFYMSTHGARLMAKNGGGSIVNVASVNGVVPGFQQGIYSITKAAVISMTKAFAVECAEQGVRCNALLPGLTDTKFASVLVNTPAILKQALAHVPMRRVAQPSEMAGAALYLASDAASYTTGAVLNVDGGYLSV; from the coding sequence ATGACCACACCCGTTACGTTCAACCTCACCGGCAAGATCGCCATCGTCACCGGCGCCAGCCGTGGCATCGGCGCGGAGATCGCGAAGCTGCTCGCCGCACACGGTGCTCACGTCATCGTCTCCAGCCGCAAGCAGGCCGATTGTCAGGCCGTAGTGGACGGCATCATCGCCGACGGCGGTTCCGCCGAAGCCATCGCCTGCCACATCGGCGAGATGGAGCAGATCGAAGCCCTGCACGCGCAAGTGGAAAAGACACACGGCCGGCTGGATATCCTGATCAACAACGCGGCGACCAACCCGTACTTCGGCCACATCATCGACACCGATCCGTCGGTCTTCCAGAAAACCGTGGACGTGAACATCCGCGGCTACTTCTACATGTCCACCCACGGCGCCCGGCTCATGGCGAAGAACGGCGGCGGTTCCATCGTCAACGTGGCGTCGGTGAACGGCGTGGTGCCGGGTTTCCAGCAGGGCATCTACTCGATCACCAAGGCGGCGGTGATTTCCATGACCAAGGCCTTCGCGGTGGAGTGCGCCGAACAGGGCGTGCGCTGCAACGCGCTGCTGCCCGGCCTGACCGACACCAAGTTCGCCTCCGTGCTGGTGAACACCCCGGCCATCCTCAAGCAGGCGCTGGCACACGTGCCCATGCGCCGCGTGGCGCAGCCATCGGAAATGGCCGGTGCCGCGCTTTACCTCGCCTCCGACGCTGCCTCGTACACCACCGGTGCGGTGTTGAACGTGGATGGCGGTTACCTCAGCGTCTGA